The Opitutales bacterium ASA1 genome window below encodes:
- a CDS encoding DEAD/DEAH box helicase, translating to MSRFNLRPYQSACVEAVLTKFRERGKLLAVLPTAAGKTVIFSHTAERFAPGRTLILAHREELLTQAADKLTRATGIVAETERAEQYASLDAQVVVASVQTLTREKRLNRWPRDHFNLVVVDEAHHSLADSYQRVLAHFDGYAKVLGVTATPDRGDKKSLGSYFEDVAYEVGLHELIADGYLSRITVRTMPVKIDLGSVRTLAGDYNDADLGDAIEPVLREIVSAMRDAIGTRKTIVFLPLVRTSKRFVELCHEAGLTAAHIDGTSEDRADLLARFAAGEFQILSNSMLLTEGFDEPSVACVVCLRPTKVRALYAQIIGRGTRLHPGKDNLLVLDFLWMTGRHSLVRPAHLVASTPEIAEAMIAKAAAAGDEEHDLIDDEIDAKTQREAALAAELAAQAKRQARQLDPVEFALSLHELDLAEYEPTMPWHSQPASFKQLGLIERHGFDPAAIRDKGHAAAIIDRILARRNLGLATPKQVACLRRHGHPRPDLVTFTEAQAWLSEHFSDHGNNHRKAA from the coding sequence ATGAGCCGTTTTAACCTGCGTCCCTACCAATCGGCCTGCGTCGAGGCCGTGCTCACGAAGTTCCGTGAGCGCGGCAAGCTCCTCGCCGTCCTGCCGACCGCCGCCGGGAAAACGGTGATCTTCTCGCACACCGCCGAGCGCTTCGCTCCTGGTCGCACGCTTATCCTTGCCCATCGCGAGGAGTTGCTCACCCAGGCCGCCGACAAGCTCACCCGCGCCACCGGCATCGTCGCCGAGACCGAACGCGCCGAGCAATACGCCAGCCTCGATGCCCAGGTCGTCGTCGCCTCCGTCCAAACGCTGACGCGCGAGAAGCGCCTCAACCGCTGGCCGCGCGACCACTTCAACCTTGTTGTCGTGGACGAGGCCCACCACAGCCTCGCCGACAGCTACCAGCGCGTGCTCGCTCACTTCGACGGCTACGCGAAGGTGCTCGGTGTCACCGCCACGCCCGACCGCGGCGACAAGAAGAGCCTCGGTTCCTACTTCGAGGATGTCGCCTACGAGGTCGGCCTCCACGAGCTGATTGCCGACGGCTACCTGTCCCGCATCACCGTCCGCACGATGCCGGTCAAGATCGACCTCGGCAGCGTCCGCACACTCGCCGGTGACTACAACGACGCCGACCTCGGCGACGCCATCGAGCCCGTCCTCCGCGAGATCGTATCGGCCATGCGCGACGCCATCGGCACCCGCAAGACCATCGTCTTCCTGCCGCTGGTCCGCACGTCGAAGCGCTTCGTCGAACTCTGCCACGAGGCCGGCCTCACCGCCGCCCACATCGACGGCACGAGCGAGGATCGCGCCGACCTCCTCGCCCGGTTCGCCGCCGGAGAGTTCCAGATCCTGAGCAACTCCATGTTGCTCACCGAAGGCTTCGACGAACCCTCCGTCGCCTGCGTCGTCTGCCTGCGTCCGACCAAGGTCCGCGCCCTCTACGCGCAGATCATCGGGCGCGGCACGCGACTCCATCCCGGCAAGGACAACCTCCTCGTCCTCGACTTCCTCTGGATGACCGGCCGCCACTCTCTTGTGCGCCCCGCGCACCTGGTCGCGTCCACGCCGGAGATCGCCGAGGCCATGATCGCCAAGGCCGCCGCAGCCGGTGACGAGGAGCACGACCTCATCGACGACGAGATCGACGCCAAGACCCAGCGCGAGGCCGCGCTCGCCGCCGAGCTGGCCGCTCAAGCCAAGCGGCAGGCGCGCCAGCTCGACCCGGTCGAGTTCGCCCTGTCCCTGCACGAACTCGACCTCGCCGAATACGAGCCGACGATGCCCTGGCACAGCCAACCCGCCTCGTTCAAGCAACTCGGTTTGATCGAGCGCCACGGCTTCGACCCTGCCGCCATCCGCGACAAGGGCCACGCCGCCGCCATCATCGACCGCATCCTCGCGCGCCGAAACCTCGGTCTCGCCACGCCCAAACAGGTCGCGTGTCTGCGCCGCCACGGTCACCCGCGTCCCGACCTCGTTACCTTCACCGAGGCTCAGGCGTGGTTGTCGGAGCACTTCTCCGACCACGGTAACAACCACCGGAAGGCCGCCTGA
- a CDS encoding NADH-quinone oxidoreductase subunit B: protein MVSANNDFTYNSKIEGDVIVTKADAVVNWIRSHSMWPMPMGLACCAIELMASGAARHDISRFGAEVMRFSPRQSDVMIVSGTVTYKMATAVRRIYDQMAAPKWVIAMGACASSGGMYRSYSVLQGVDRIVPVDVYVSGCPPRPEALLDAIIKLQGKVAKEPALGKLFKA from the coding sequence ATGGTTTCCGCGAACAACGACTTCACCTACAACAGCAAGATCGAGGGGGATGTGATCGTCACGAAGGCAGATGCCGTCGTGAATTGGATCAGGTCTCATTCGATGTGGCCCATGCCGATGGGCTTGGCCTGCTGCGCGATCGAATTGATGGCTTCGGGTGCCGCGCGTCACGACATCAGCCGCTTCGGAGCGGAGGTGATGCGTTTCTCGCCGCGGCAATCCGACGTGATGATCGTTTCCGGGACCGTGACCTACAAGATGGCGACGGCGGTGCGGCGCATCTACGATCAGATGGCGGCACCGAAGTGGGTCATCGCGATGGGTGCGTGTGCATCTTCGGGCGGTATGTATCGGTCGTATTCCGTCTTGCAGGGCGTCGATCGGATCGTGCCGGTGGACGTGTATGTGAGTGGTTGTCCCCCGCGTCCCGAGGCGTTGCTCGACGCGATCATCAAGTTGCAGGGCAAGGTGGCGAAAGAGCCGGCCCTCGGAAAACTCTTCAAGGCCTGA
- the nuoD_1 gene encoding NADH dehydrogenase (quinone) subunit D, producing the protein MATEYAFPENAARAAAAAPEEFETEKMSISMGPSHPSTHGVLRLQLELDGETVVKCDPVIGYLHRGDEKIAENMTYNQFVPYTDRLDYLAPLANNVAYAIAVEKLAKLEVPPRCQAIRALICEMARVSSHLLGVGVYAMDTGAMTVFLYTFTEREKLYTLFEELTGARFTTSYTRIGGLARDLPEGWLGRVSKFCDEVLPVIDEVDSLLTRNRIFLDRTDGIGAISKQDAIAYGLTGANLRACGVASDLRKDKPYTGYEQYEFDIPVGTKGDCFDRYIVRIEEMRQSVRLIRQIIAKMPDGPWYAPDAVRIFAPKKEKILTSMEELIQNFMLVTEGPQIPAGEVYFEAENPKGALGFFIISKGGGVPYRLKIRGPSFSSLCILPKVAVGCMVADLPAILGSLDFVMGECDR; encoded by the coding sequence ATGGCCACCGAATACGCTTTCCCAGAAAACGCCGCCCGTGCGGCCGCTGCGGCTCCGGAGGAGTTCGAGACGGAGAAGATGTCGATCAGCATGGGGCCTTCCCATCCGAGCACGCACGGTGTGCTCCGGCTCCAACTCGAACTCGACGGCGAGACCGTCGTGAAGTGCGACCCCGTCATCGGCTACCTGCACCGAGGCGACGAAAAGATCGCGGAAAACATGACCTACAACCAGTTCGTGCCCTACACGGACCGGTTGGACTACTTGGCGCCACTGGCCAACAACGTCGCGTACGCCATCGCGGTCGAGAAGCTGGCGAAGCTCGAAGTCCCGCCGCGTTGCCAAGCCATCCGCGCCTTGATTTGCGAGATGGCGCGGGTTTCTTCGCACCTGCTCGGAGTCGGCGTCTACGCCATGGATACGGGCGCGATGACGGTGTTTCTCTACACCTTCACCGAGCGAGAGAAACTCTACACGCTCTTCGAAGAGCTGACCGGCGCGCGGTTCACCACCAGCTACACCCGCATCGGCGGACTGGCGCGCGATCTTCCGGAAGGCTGGCTCGGGCGCGTCTCGAAGTTCTGCGACGAAGTGCTGCCGGTGATCGACGAAGTCGACAGCCTGCTGACGCGCAACCGCATCTTCTTGGACCGTACGGACGGCATCGGCGCGATCTCGAAGCAGGACGCGATCGCCTACGGACTCACCGGCGCAAACTTGCGTGCGTGCGGCGTCGCTTCCGACCTGCGTAAGGACAAGCCCTACACCGGCTACGAACAGTACGAGTTCGACATCCCGGTCGGCACGAAGGGCGACTGTTTCGATCGCTACATCGTGCGCATCGAAGAGATGCGGCAGAGCGTGCGACTCATCCGGCAGATCATCGCGAAGATGCCGGACGGGCCATGGTACGCACCCGACGCCGTCAGGATTTTCGCGCCGAAGAAGGAGAAGATCCTCACGAGCATGGAGGAGTTGATCCAGAACTTCATGCTCGTGACCGAGGGACCGCAGATCCCGGCGGGCGAGGTGTACTTCGAGGCGGAAAATCCCAAGGGCGCGCTCGGCTTTTTCATCATCTCCAAGGGCGGAGGCGTGCCCTACCGACTCAAGATCCGAGGTCCGTCCTTCTCCTCGCTCTGCATCCTTCCCAAAGTCGCCGTCGGCTGCATGGTCGCCGACCTGCCGGCCATCCTCGGCAGCCTCGACTTCGTCATGGGCGAATGCGACCGCTGA
- the nuoF_1 gene encoding NADH-quinone oxidoreductase subunit NuoF: MPVSETKLLMKYADEPGYTPGIESYLAVGGYEMLKKAVGMKPEDIRGEVKASGLRGRGGAGFPCGVKWDLVDRKSGKPIYLICNCDESEPGTFKDRQLVHKDPHQLIEGMMISAFANDVKFAVIYIREEMPKGAKILDAAIDEARARGFVGSNICGTGFSCELIVHRGAGAYICGEETGLIESLEGKRAYPRIKPPYFPAVLGLYNCPTIVNNVETLCNVVHILRMGAAEYCKIGRPNNTGTRLWCVSGHVQRPGYYEVAGITMGQLLYDLCGGPLPGRSFKAIVPGGGSMKILRYDEKFKGKKPDGAAYEYGVDDIPLDFDGVAAAGSMSGSAGMMVMDDSVDILEALANLMQFYAHESCGQCTPCREGSQWARKITARMCSSNAKPGDLDTLYDMAGNIGGRTVCPMGFSTTWPVQSYIDKFRDEIEAKARDNRCGMPREARLIQK; the protein is encoded by the coding sequence ATGCCAGTTTCCGAAACCAAACTTCTGATGAAGTACGCCGACGAACCCGGTTACACGCCGGGGATCGAGAGTTATCTCGCGGTCGGCGGTTACGAGATGCTGAAGAAGGCCGTCGGGATGAAACCTGAGGACATCCGCGGCGAAGTGAAGGCCTCCGGCCTCCGCGGACGCGGCGGAGCGGGTTTTCCATGCGGCGTGAAGTGGGATCTCGTCGACCGCAAGAGCGGCAAGCCCATCTACCTCATTTGCAACTGCGACGAGTCCGAGCCAGGCACCTTCAAGGACCGCCAGCTCGTGCACAAGGATCCGCATCAGCTGATCGAGGGCATGATGATCTCGGCCTTCGCGAACGACGTGAAATTCGCAGTCATCTACATCCGCGAGGAGATGCCCAAGGGCGCGAAGATCCTCGACGCCGCGATCGACGAGGCGCGTGCGCGTGGATTCGTCGGCTCGAACATCTGTGGCACTGGGTTCTCCTGCGAGTTGATCGTTCACCGTGGTGCCGGGGCCTACATCTGCGGCGAAGAAACCGGCCTCATCGAGTCGCTTGAAGGCAAGCGTGCCTACCCGCGGATCAAACCACCGTACTTCCCCGCGGTGCTCGGGCTCTACAACTGCCCGACCATCGTCAACAACGTCGAGACCCTCTGCAACGTCGTCCACATCCTGCGCATGGGTGCGGCCGAGTACTGCAAGATCGGACGCCCCAACAACACCGGCACGCGTCTCTGGTGCGTGAGCGGCCACGTGCAGCGACCCGGATATTACGAGGTCGCAGGCATCACGATGGGGCAACTGCTCTACGACCTGTGCGGCGGTCCGCTGCCGGGGCGTTCGTTCAAGGCCATCGTCCCGGGCGGCGGATCGATGAAGATCCTGCGCTACGACGAGAAGTTCAAAGGCAAGAAGCCCGATGGTGCCGCGTACGAATACGGCGTGGACGACATTCCGCTCGACTTCGACGGCGTCGCCGCGGCGGGCTCGATGTCGGGCTCGGCCGGGATGATGGTGATGGACGACTCCGTCGACATCCTCGAAGCGCTGGCGAACCTCATGCAGTTCTACGCGCACGAGAGTTGCGGGCAGTGCACACCGTGTCGCGAGGGCTCGCAATGGGCGCGCAAGATCACCGCGCGCATGTGCTCCTCCAACGCGAAGCCCGGAGACCTCGACACACTCTACGACATGGCCGGAAACATCGGCGGACGCACCGTCTGCCCGATGGGTTTTTCCACCACTTGGCCCGTGCAGAGCTACATCGACAAGTTCCGCGACGAAATCGAAGCGAAGGCCCGCGACAACCGCTGCGGCATGCCACGTGAAGCAAGGCTGATCCAGAAATGA
- a CDS encoding 2Fe-2S iron-sulfur cluster-binding protein, whose protein sequence is MSEPTKDDGLISVNIDGVDVRCRPGDNIVEVAASAGCEIPHYCYHPKLSISGNCRMCLVEMGLPGKDRATGKNLTNPDGSPLIQWFPGPAIGCGTKAAPGMHIRTKSEMVTKCREGVMEFLLLNHPLDCPICDQAGECRLQEFSTHYGRGYSRFLEEKNVKPKRTVLGPRVILDDERCILCSRCIRFSREIAKDDVLGFTDRGSYSTLTCYPGRQLENNYSLNTVDICPVGALTSTDFRFKMRVWFLKQTPSIDTETSVGCNTEVWSREGKIYRITPRRNDEVNDTWMPDSGRVLYKQVEAGNRLQQSLVRGQTAALDEALREATALLKNGPVAVVGSGRSSVEEQFLLAKLAAALGGAKAQLVSRVGEGDDLLVSKDKNPNVRGALVSGLIDALPEAKLDGLAASIDSGKVKTLLVVGEDLTLAGLSEAQLAKVAIVYIGTHLDATAAKAAVVVAGLTVFEKFGSFVNQQFRLQKFQKAVPGPAGATDDLVVLASLLANVSGSQAPSTLESVWTAMSAERPVLAGLSYARIQATGTLLDGAAWSGLPFVETKTLHFEPAAKPVLAVAGA, encoded by the coding sequence ATGAGCGAGCCCACCAAAGACGACGGATTGATCTCGGTGAACATCGACGGTGTCGATGTGCGCTGCCGCCCCGGCGACAACATCGTCGAGGTCGCGGCCTCCGCCGGTTGCGAGATCCCGCACTACTGTTACCACCCGAAGCTTTCGATCTCGGGCAATTGCCGCATGTGCCTGGTCGAGATGGGCCTGCCGGGCAAAGACCGCGCGACGGGCAAGAACCTGACCAATCCCGACGGCTCGCCGCTCATCCAGTGGTTCCCCGGACCGGCGATCGGTTGCGGCACCAAGGCTGCTCCCGGCATGCACATCCGGACCAAGTCCGAGATGGTGACCAAGTGCCGCGAAGGCGTGATGGAGTTTCTCCTCCTCAATCACCCGCTCGACTGCCCGATCTGCGACCAAGCCGGGGAGTGTCGCCTGCAGGAGTTTTCGACGCACTACGGCCGTGGTTACAGCCGGTTCCTCGAAGAGAAGAACGTAAAGCCGAAGCGCACCGTGCTCGGCCCGCGCGTGATCCTCGACGACGAGCGCTGCATCCTCTGTTCGCGCTGCATCCGCTTCTCGCGCGAGATCGCGAAGGACGACGTCCTCGGCTTCACCGATCGCGGCAGCTATTCGACGCTCACTTGCTATCCGGGCCGTCAGTTGGAGAACAACTACTCGCTCAACACGGTCGACATCTGTCCGGTCGGCGCGCTCACGAGCACCGACTTCCGTTTCAAGATGCGCGTCTGGTTTCTGAAGCAGACGCCGAGCATCGACACCGAGACCAGCGTCGGCTGCAACACCGAGGTCTGGAGCCGCGAGGGCAAGATCTACCGCATCACCCCGCGTCGCAACGACGAGGTCAACGACACCTGGATGCCCGACTCCGGTCGTGTGCTCTACAAACAAGTCGAAGCCGGAAACCGTCTGCAGCAATCGCTCGTGCGTGGTCAAACGGCGGCTCTCGACGAGGCGCTGAGAGAGGCGACGGCACTCTTGAAGAACGGCCCGGTGGCCGTCGTCGGTTCCGGACGCAGCAGCGTAGAGGAGCAGTTCCTGCTCGCGAAGCTCGCGGCGGCGCTCGGCGGCGCGAAGGCGCAACTCGTGAGCCGAGTGGGGGAGGGCGACGACCTCCTCGTCTCCAAGGACAAGAATCCCAATGTGCGCGGCGCACTCGTGTCGGGTTTGATCGACGCGCTGCCCGAAGCGAAACTCGACGGCCTCGCCGCGTCGATCGACTCCGGCAAGGTCAAGACGCTGCTCGTCGTCGGCGAAGATCTCACGCTCGCGGGCCTGTCCGAAGCGCAACTCGCGAAGGTCGCGATCGTCTACATCGGCACGCACCTCGACGCCACGGCGGCGAAAGCGGCCGTCGTCGTCGCCGGACTCACCGTCTTCGAGAAGTTCGGCAGTTTCGTGAACCAACAGTTCCGTCTGCAGAAGTTCCAGAAGGCCGTGCCCGGGCCGGCCGGTGCGACGGACGATTTGGTCGTACTCGCCTCGCTCCTCGCCAACGTCTCGGGATCACAGGCGCCCTCGACGCTCGAGAGCGTATGGACGGCGATGAGCGCCGAACGTCCGGTGCTCGCGGGCCTCTCCTACGCCCGTATCCAGGCGACGGGTACGTTGCTCGACGGAGCGGCGTGGTCGGGTCTTCCGTTCGTGGAAACAAAGACGCTTCACTTCGAACCGGCGGCAAAGCCCGTGCTGGCGGTCGCCGGAGCCTGA
- the nuoH_1 gene encoding NADH-quinone oxidoreductase subunit NuoH, which yields MDVVDLLIRFGLGLLVISLVMGVCMYSVLAERKVSSWIQGRVGPNRTTVPLIGAIPILGPFLTRLGIFQPLADGGKFLFKEDVVPAHVHKFYYVLAPIIAFIPALVTISVVPFGQYVDAATGTVKTLILANVDVGILLVFAVASLGVYSIIIAGWASNSKYPFLGGIRASAQMISYELAMTLSVVPVFMWVNAPGTEGTLSLVRVVDAQADWWFVLTQPVAAVVFLIALFAETNRLPFDMPESETDLVSGYHTEYSSFKFGFFFVGEYANMTVGACVTALVFFGGWHPLPFVTWADLAAWTGQAWMTTGVVGALLSIGTFVLKAFFFLFFFIWVRWTVPRFRYDQVMRIGWKGLLPVAIANLIAYALIIAAWDRWVS from the coding sequence ATGGACGTCGTCGACCTCCTCATCCGCTTCGGCCTCGGGTTGCTCGTCATCTCGCTGGTCATGGGCGTGTGCATGTATTCGGTCCTAGCCGAGCGTAAGGTCTCGAGCTGGATCCAAGGCCGCGTCGGACCGAACCGCACCACCGTGCCGCTCATCGGTGCGATCCCGATCCTCGGGCCGTTTCTCACCCGGCTCGGCATCTTCCAACCGTTGGCCGACGGCGGTAAGTTCCTCTTCAAGGAAGACGTCGTGCCGGCGCACGTGCACAAGTTCTACTACGTGCTCGCGCCGATCATCGCCTTCATCCCGGCGCTGGTCACGATCTCGGTCGTTCCCTTCGGTCAGTACGTCGATGCCGCCACCGGCACGGTCAAGACGCTCATCTTGGCCAACGTCGACGTGGGCATCCTGCTCGTCTTCGCCGTGGCGTCGCTGGGCGTGTATTCGATCATCATCGCCGGCTGGGCTTCGAACTCGAAGTATCCGTTTCTCGGCGGTATCCGCGCGTCGGCGCAGATGATTTCCTACGAACTGGCGATGACGCTCTCGGTCGTGCCCGTGTTCATGTGGGTCAACGCTCCGGGCACGGAGGGCACGCTGAGTCTGGTGCGTGTGGTCGACGCGCAAGCCGACTGGTGGTTCGTGCTCACGCAACCGGTCGCGGCAGTGGTGTTCCTCATCGCGCTCTTCGCGGAGACCAACCGCTTGCCGTTCGACATGCCGGAGTCGGAGACCGACCTCGTGAGCGGGTACCACACCGAGTACAGCAGCTTCAAGTTCGGGTTCTTCTTCGTCGGCGAGTACGCCAACATGACGGTCGGGGCATGCGTCACCGCCTTGGTCTTCTTCGGTGGCTGGCACCCGTTGCCGTTCGTCACGTGGGCGGATCTCGCGGCTTGGACCGGGCAGGCGTGGATGACGACGGGAGTCGTCGGCGCGTTGCTCTCGATCGGCACCTTCGTTTTGAAGGCGTTCTTCTTCCTCTTTTTCTTCATCTGGGTCCGCTGGACCGTGCCGCGCTTCCGCTACGATCAAGTGATGCGCATCGGCTGGAAGGGACTGCTTCCGGTCGCGATCGCCAACCTCATCGCTTACGCGCTCATCATCGCGGCATGGGACCGCTGGGTCTCGTAA
- a CDS encoding NADH-quinone oxidoreductase subunit I has product MAVKVIERKPLSWAERTYLPQILSGLRITFRNMFKPKVTVEYPEERPPIPVGYRGVPTLVRDPEGREKCVSCQLCEFVCPPKAIRITPGEIPEESQYAHVEKAPKEFEIDMLRCIYCGLCQEVCPEEAIFLQNTYSVTGTSRAEFVNNKQKLYEIGGTLPDKHFKWEKKRRAAEHGNAH; this is encoded by the coding sequence ATGGCCGTCAAAGTCATCGAACGCAAACCGCTCTCGTGGGCCGAACGTACGTATCTGCCGCAGATCCTGAGCGGGCTCCGCATCACCTTCCGCAACATGTTCAAGCCGAAGGTCACGGTGGAGTATCCCGAGGAACGCCCGCCGATCCCGGTCGGCTACCGCGGCGTGCCCACGCTCGTGCGCGATCCGGAAGGACGCGAGAAATGCGTGTCGTGTCAGTTGTGCGAGTTCGTTTGCCCGCCGAAGGCGATCCGGATCACGCCGGGCGAGATTCCGGAGGAGAGCCAGTACGCGCACGTCGAAAAAGCGCCGAAGGAGTTCGAAATCGACATGCTGCGGTGCATCTACTGCGGCCTTTGTCAGGAGGTCTGCCCGGAAGAGGCCATCTTCCTCCAGAACACCTACTCGGTCACCGGCACCTCGCGGGCCGAGTTCGTGAACAACAAGCAGAAGCTCTACGAGATCGGCGGCACGCTGCCCGACAAACACTTCAAGTGGGAAAAGAAACGCCGCGCGGCCGAACACGGCAACGCGCATTGA
- a CDS encoding NADH-quinone oxidoreductase subunit J has product MQDVFFYIFSAVTLAGALLVVTKRNAVDGAMFMILSFLGMAALFVLLEAYFLAVIQVLVYAGAVVVLFLFIIMLLDVQAAARVKAKLLTRLAALVSVSLLFVGTFWAVRAGALPEPEALGPAPASSLKAFGYSLFTTYLLPMQVTGFLLLVAMIGVIVLSKRFEQPGAGPKAAAANPKDA; this is encoded by the coding sequence ATGCAAGACGTTTTCTTCTACATCTTCTCGGCCGTGACGCTCGCGGGAGCGTTGCTGGTGGTGACCAAGCGCAACGCGGTCGACGGCGCGATGTTCATGATCCTGTCGTTCCTCGGGATGGCGGCACTGTTCGTCCTGCTCGAGGCCTACTTCCTCGCGGTCATCCAAGTGCTCGTCTACGCCGGCGCGGTGGTGGTGTTGTTTCTGTTCATCATCATGCTCTTGGACGTGCAAGCGGCTGCGCGGGTGAAGGCGAAACTGCTCACGCGGCTCGCCGCATTGGTTTCCGTCTCGTTGCTCTTCGTGGGCACCTTCTGGGCCGTGCGCGCTGGCGCGTTGCCGGAGCCGGAGGCACTCGGCCCAGCGCCCGCATCGAGCCTGAAAGCGTTCGGCTATTCGCTGTTCACGACCTACCTTTTGCCGATGCAGGTGACCGGCTTCCTCCTGCTCGTCGCCATGATCGGCGTGATCGTGTTGAGCAAACGTTTCGAACAGCCGGGCGCGGGACCGAAAGCGGCTGCCGCGAACCCCAAGGACGCCTGA
- the nuoK_1 gene encoding NADH-quinone oxidoreductase subunit NuoK: protein MLPSLPTTLAAVSSIGVNHYLAVAALLFAIGFFGVLLRKNTLVVYMSLELMLNASTLAAVAFSRFNQSIDGAVFVFFIITVAAAEVAVGLAIIVALFRKRHTVQVEELGTLKN from the coding sequence GTGCTGCCCTCGCTCCCAACCACTCTGGCCGCCGTCTCTTCGATCGGCGTCAACCATTACCTCGCCGTCGCCGCGCTGCTCTTCGCCATCGGCTTTTTCGGCGTCCTGCTCCGTAAGAACACGCTCGTCGTCTACATGTCGCTGGAGCTCATGCTCAACGCCTCGACGCTCGCGGCAGTGGCGTTCTCGCGCTTCAACCAGTCGATCGACGGCGCGGTCTTCGTGTTCTTCATCATCACCGTGGCGGCCGCCGAAGTGGCGGTCGGTCTCGCGATCATCGTCGCCCTCTTCCGCAAGCGCCACACGGTGCAGGTGGAGGAACTCGGAACCCTCAAGAACTGA